In one window of Paraflavitalea soli DNA:
- a CDS encoding SDR family oxidoreductase, with the protein MKLINNTVLITGGTAGIGLAIAKQLTASGNHVIITGRNKERLQKAVAQLKNVTGIVSDVASEQDVNDLVTRLQKDFPQLNIVINNAGRAHLYSLSENGVGAYDKAADELHTNYLSVIRLNEKLLSLLQKQPEAAIVNVSSIVTFAPNHVISSYSASKAALHSYSQSLRIALAKTSKVKVFELMPPLVDTEFSEGIGGSKGIPPSAVADALVSALQKDEYEIHVGGTADLYKLFLSSPAEALQVMNA; encoded by the coding sequence ATGAAACTCATCAACAACACAGTATTGATCACGGGCGGAACTGCCGGTATCGGGTTGGCAATAGCCAAACAACTTACAGCAAGCGGCAATCATGTTATCATTACCGGCCGGAATAAAGAGCGCCTGCAAAAGGCGGTGGCCCAATTGAAAAATGTAACGGGCATCGTATCGGATGTAGCCAGTGAACAGGATGTAAACGACCTGGTAACCAGGCTGCAGAAAGATTTTCCCCAACTCAACATCGTGATCAATAATGCGGGCCGTGCCCATCTTTACTCATTGTCTGAAAATGGTGTGGGTGCTTATGATAAAGCAGCCGACGAGTTACACACCAATTACCTTTCAGTGATCAGGCTTAACGAGAAGTTACTGTCGCTGCTGCAAAAGCAACCCGAAGCGGCCATCGTCAATGTATCTTCTATCGTGACCTTTGCCCCCAATCACGTGATCTCTTCTTATAGCGCCAGCAAGGCAGCGCTGCACTCTTATTCCCAGTCATTGCGAATTGCCCTGGCAAAGACATCGAAAGTAAAAGTATTTGAACTGATGCCTCCACTGGTGGATACTGAATTTTCAGAAGGCATTGGCGGCAGCAAGGGAATACCTCCTTCAGCCGTGGCGGATGCGCTGGTAAGTGCACTTCAAAAAGATGAATATGAAATTCATGTAGGCGGTACTGCCGATCTCTATAAACTCTTCCTGTCATCCCCTGCCGAGGCTCTGCAGGTTATGAATGCATAG
- a CDS encoding aminotransferase class IV: protein MLYAIVNNELLPANQATLAVNDLAIQRGYGIFDFFKTINHTPAFLEDHLDRFYQSASILQLPVAYTREDLKALFRRLMEQNQLPDSGIRITLTGGYAADGYTITTPNLIITQQALPDNKGLHTTGIHLVTYPHQRQLPAAKSIDYLMAVWLQSFVKQQAAQDVLYHQNNTVSECPRSNFFIVTTDGVIKTPAHGILQGVIRKQVLQLAAGQYAIQEKSITLEDIYRAKEAFITSTTKNILPVVKVDGQIIGDGLPGKTTTALAADLQKVIDEIAKTR from the coding sequence ATGCTTTACGCCATTGTTAATAATGAACTGCTTCCCGCCAATCAGGCCACGCTGGCTGTGAATGACCTGGCCATACAAAGAGGCTATGGCATTTTTGATTTCTTTAAGACCATTAATCATACACCGGCTTTTCTGGAAGACCACCTGGATAGGTTTTACCAGTCAGCTTCGATCCTTCAATTGCCCGTGGCCTATACCCGGGAAGACCTGAAAGCGCTTTTCCGCAGGCTGATGGAGCAAAACCAGTTGCCTGATTCAGGGATCCGCATCACGCTTACGGGCGGTTATGCTGCTGACGGTTATACCATCACAACACCCAACCTTATTATTACCCAACAGGCACTGCCAGACAATAAGGGGCTACACACAACAGGCATTCACCTGGTGACCTATCCTCACCAGCGGCAATTGCCTGCAGCTAAAAGCATTGACTACCTGATGGCAGTATGGCTGCAATCGTTTGTAAAGCAACAGGCAGCCCAAGATGTATTGTATCACCAGAATAATACTGTTTCAGAATGCCCCCGCTCGAACTTCTTCATAGTGACAACTGATGGAGTCATCAAAACACCAGCCCATGGTATACTCCAGGGAGTGATCCGCAAACAGGTATTGCAATTAGCTGCCGGGCAATACGCTATTCAAGAAAAGTCCATTACGCTGGAAGATATCTACCGGGCCAAAGAAGCCTTCATTACGAGCACCACCAAAAACATCCTGCCCGTGGTAAAAGTGGATGGGCAGATAATAGGTGATGGCCTGCCTGGCAAAACAACTACGGCACTGGCAGCTGATCTACAGAAGGTTATAGATGAAATAGCGAAAACACGTTAA
- a CDS encoding TetR/AcrR family transcriptional regulator, with translation MKFTPRSEETRRFIIETTAGIFNTKGYAGTSMSDLTEATKLTKGSIYGNFENKEEVALAVFDHNIACRDKIIAEQLSKATTNKEKLLLQATIFGSAQNHKFPKGGCPILNAGTEADDTFEPLRKKVNKAIIDWKKDLEAIINQGIAAREFRKDTQAEKTALAIMALIEGGILLGKSTQKANYLDTVLESVKDLINNISTA, from the coding sequence ATGAAGTTCACGCCACGATCAGAAGAGACCCGCCGGTTCATTATAGAGACCACTGCCGGCATCTTTAATACCAAGGGGTATGCGGGCACTTCTATGTCGGACCTTACGGAGGCAACCAAGCTTACCAAGGGGAGTATTTATGGCAATTTTGAAAATAAAGAGGAAGTAGCACTGGCGGTGTTTGATCACAATATAGCCTGCAGGGACAAGATAATAGCAGAACAACTGAGCAAGGCTACGACCAATAAAGAAAAGCTGCTATTACAGGCCACCATCTTTGGCAGTGCGCAAAACCATAAGTTCCCGAAAGGAGGATGTCCCATTCTGAATGCAGGGACAGAGGCGGATGATACGTTTGAACCATTGAGAAAGAAAGTAAACAAAGCGATCATAGATTGGAAAAAGGACCTGGAGGCCATCATTAACCAGGGCATTGCAGCCAGGGAATTCAGGAAGGATACGCAGGCGGAAAAAACAGCGCTGGCTATCATGGCCCTGATCGAAGGAGGCATATTGCTGGGCAAATCGACCCAAAAAGCCAATTACCTGGATACGGTACTGGAATCAGTAAAAGACCTGATCAATAATATAAGCACTGCCTAA
- a CDS encoding ABC transporter ATP-binding protein — protein sequence MHLLTVSGIAKKDERGFELKNIHFNQEKLQKIAIAGETGSGKSTLLKIIAGLVESDAGEVLFEGKKILGPADKLIPGQPGIVYLSQHFELPNNLRVEQVLEYANLLSDEAAAHLYEVCQINHLLKRRTNQLSGGEKQRIALAKLLITSPRLLLLDEPFSNTDMVHKKLLKSIIRDIGARLKITCIMISHDPLDILSWADQILVMKDGQVIQQGSPQQIYQQPINEYVAGLFGTYNLLSQSVTKLSAGTTTSVKHNKKVFLRPEDISLSTKAGEGLETTVKEILFYGSYYEAVVQAGKNKITVRIPSPTLSKGDTVYLHFPGDISWSI from the coding sequence ATGCACCTATTAACAGTATCCGGCATTGCTAAAAAAGACGAAAGAGGCTTTGAGCTTAAAAATATCCATTTCAACCAGGAGAAATTGCAAAAGATAGCCATTGCCGGAGAAACAGGCTCAGGCAAAAGCACTTTATTGAAGATCATCGCCGGCCTGGTAGAATCGGATGCAGGCGAGGTATTGTTTGAGGGGAAAAAGATACTAGGCCCTGCTGATAAGCTGATACCCGGGCAACCTGGCATTGTTTATCTGTCGCAGCATTTTGAATTGCCAAATAACTTGCGGGTGGAGCAGGTACTGGAATATGCCAATCTCTTATCGGATGAAGCAGCTGCCCATTTGTATGAAGTATGCCAGATCAACCACCTGCTTAAAAGAAGGACAAACCAGTTATCCGGTGGAGAAAAGCAACGGATTGCCCTGGCCAAATTACTCATCACCTCACCCAGGCTCTTGTTGCTCGATGAGCCTTTTTCCAATACGGATATGGTGCATAAGAAGCTGCTCAAATCCATTATCCGGGATATAGGCGCCAGACTAAAGATCACCTGCATCATGATTTCCCATGATCCTCTGGATATACTCTCCTGGGCCGATCAAATTCTGGTCATGAAAGATGGGCAGGTTATTCAACAGGGGTCGCCCCAACAAATATACCAGCAACCCATCAATGAATACGTTGCCGGCCTTTTTGGGACGTACAACCTATTGAGCCAATCAGTAACCAAATTATCGGCTGGCACAACTACATCTGTCAAGCATAATAAGAAAGTTTTCCTTCGTCCGGAAGATATATCGCTTTCAACGAAAGCAGGAGAAGGCCTGGAAACTACCGTAAAAGAGATACTTTTCTACGGCAGTTATTATGAGGCTGTTGTACAAGCAGGAAAAAATAAAATAACGGTGAGAATACCAAGCCCAACGCTTAGCAAAGGGGATACGGTATATCTCCATTTCCCCGGTGACATTAGCTGGTCTATCTAA
- a CDS encoding PLP-dependent cysteine synthase family protein, producing the protein MKAIGNTPLIKLERLSEPGCADIYVKYEGANPTGSMKDRMALSMIEGAEQRGELKPGGRVVEYTGGSTGGSLAMVCASKGYQAHFVSSNAFSEEKLQTMRAFGAHLELITSEDGKITAKLIDMMVARARELSKAPNTFWCNQFNNVDNRNAYHAMAKEIMATLDNQIDEFITGVGTGGSFSGNAEVFKTALPHCRCIAIEPFNVRALSGGSISGSHRLEGIGSGFVPAICRLDLADEIMQVTDEDAIDTARKLARQEGIFGGTTSGANVWAAIQRARIIGPGKKIVTLIVDSGLKYLNGNLYR; encoded by the coding sequence ATGAAAGCAATAGGAAATACGCCCCTGATCAAATTAGAACGGCTGTCTGAACCAGGCTGTGCCGACATCTACGTTAAATATGAAGGTGCCAACCCCACCGGCAGCATGAAAGATCGTATGGCCCTTTCAATGATTGAAGGCGCTGAACAAAGAGGCGAGCTCAAACCCGGCGGAAGGGTGGTGGAATATACAGGAGGAAGCACGGGCGGTTCTTTGGCCATGGTATGTGCCAGCAAAGGATACCAGGCCCACTTTGTATCGTCCAACGCTTTTTCTGAAGAAAAGCTGCAGACCATGCGGGCATTTGGGGCCCACCTGGAACTGATTACCAGTGAAGATGGTAAAATAACTGCCAAACTTATCGATATGATGGTCGCAAGGGCCCGGGAATTAAGCAAGGCACCCAACACCTTCTGGTGCAACCAGTTTAATAACGTGGACAACAGGAACGCCTACCATGCTATGGCGAAAGAGATCATGGCTACTCTTGATAATCAGATTGATGAATTTATAACAGGTGTGGGTACCGGGGGAAGTTTTTCCGGTAATGCAGAAGTATTCAAAACAGCCCTACCTCATTGCCGGTGTATTGCTATTGAGCCATTCAATGTCCGGGCACTTTCCGGTGGCAGTATATCAGGATCGCATAGGCTGGAAGGCATCGGAAGCGGGTTTGTGCCCGCCATCTGCCGGCTGGACCTGGCTGATGAAATAATGCAGGTAACAGACGAGGATGCAATTGATACTGCCAGGAAACTGGCCAGACAGGAAGGTATATTCGGCGGCACCACTTCAGGAGCCAATGTATGGGCAGCCATCCAAAGGGCCCGGATCATCGGGCCTGGAAAAAAGATCGTTACCCTGATTGTTGATTCAGGATTAAAATACCTCAATGGTAATTTGTATCGATAA
- a CDS encoding DmpA family aminopeptidase, which produces MLKKLLPVIVFIVCAQASRAQQRARDYGIRIGVMAPGKWNAITDVPGVKVGHTTIVRGDSIRTGVTAVLPYDGNIFQQKVPAAVFTGNGFGKLAGTTQVQELGNLETPIVLTNTLGVATAMNAVIEYTLKQPGNENVQSVNAVVGETNDGYLNDIRGQHVTKNDVLAAIQQANSGAVKEGCVGAGTGTVCFGFKGGIGTASRALPVNLGGYTVGVLVQSNFGGVLQIDGVPVGEEWGKFAFSNQLLNNVDGSCMIVVATNAPLDARNLQRLAKRAFMGLAKTGGIASNGSGDYVIAFSTADSLRIPHNYKQPLQQVSLLQNEETSPLFMAAIEATEEAIINSLFTATNTTGHKGHTVEALPIDKVIALFKKYNRLQK; this is translated from the coding sequence ATGCTTAAGAAACTGCTACCAGTTATTGTTTTTATTGTTTGTGCGCAGGCCAGCCGGGCGCAACAACGGGCCCGTGATTACGGTATCCGCATAGGCGTGATGGCGCCTGGCAAATGGAATGCCATTACGGATGTACCGGGCGTAAAAGTGGGACATACAACGATCGTGAGGGGTGATTCGATCAGGACGGGGGTTACCGCTGTGCTACCTTACGATGGCAATATCTTTCAACAGAAAGTACCAGCGGCAGTGTTTACGGGCAATGGATTTGGCAAGCTGGCGGGCACTACACAGGTGCAGGAACTGGGCAACCTGGAAACGCCCATCGTATTGACCAATACGCTGGGGGTGGCAACGGCCATGAATGCGGTGATAGAATATACGCTGAAGCAACCGGGCAATGAGAACGTACAATCGGTCAATGCCGTGGTGGGTGAAACGAATGATGGATATCTCAATGATATACGGGGGCAGCATGTAACCAAAAATGATGTGCTTGCTGCTATACAACAAGCCAATTCGGGTGCGGTGAAAGAAGGCTGTGTTGGAGCAGGAACAGGCACTGTGTGCTTTGGGTTCAAAGGTGGTATTGGAACAGCCTCACGTGCCCTGCCAGTCAATTTAGGAGGTTATACGGTGGGTGTGCTGGTGCAAAGCAATTTTGGCGGGGTACTGCAAATAGATGGTGTACCAGTAGGAGAAGAGTGGGGTAAGTTTGCTTTCAGCAATCAATTGCTGAATAATGTGGACGGTTCCTGCATGATCGTGGTGGCAACGAATGCGCCGCTGGATGCACGCAACCTGCAAAGACTGGCCAAACGGGCATTTATGGGACTGGCCAAAACGGGCGGCATTGCCTCCAATGGCAGTGGTGATTATGTGATTGCCTTCTCTACCGCTGACTCTCTGCGCATTCCCCACAATTATAAACAACCTTTGCAACAGGTTAGTTTGTTGCAGAATGAGGAAACCTCACCGCTATTCATGGCAGCGATCGAAGCTACAGAAGAAGCCATCATCAATTCTCTGTTTACCGCCACCAATACCACGGGCCACAAAGGGCATACGGTGGAAGCATTGCCAATAGATAAAGTGATCGCCCTGTTTAAAAAATATAACCGCCTTCAAAAGTAA
- a CDS encoding TonB-dependent receptor yields MPKQLLFVCTLVLCFIVGTGTVHAQTTQASFIGKITDTENNPLAKASVIVKNESTGFTATTATNAKGDYVFKELPLGGPYYVQVTFVGFAEQKRPGFNLSQGDVVTVNFALQNTAKEITAVTVTATNNRTKGKIENLGAATAVSSRLMTRMPINGRNFSSLMDLSPLSRGSNISGQLGSSTNFTIDGMNAKNPTSAGATTSRSGAPYSISIEAVREFKVVTNQYDVTYGRSGGGTVSAVTKSGTNTLTGSVFGYGRADWLASPYDIRGNKRSNDYSTYQYGFSLGGPIIKDKLHFFLAWDHQQDLRSLVIADIQTPVDENRFNITKVMLDSVVKIARDKYGVSKTQPQYGSFDKKRNSDAAFMRLDWQINRKNLLTIRNNLTNDVNKLGLVDNTAINLYESTGNDFNFDNSFLATLRSSINSKLTNELKVQHLYTSQRSEPGDALPGANIPRAIVERVLSNIGGANRTTNVQIGGHRFAQEWFKNNVFQLVNNLYYNTDAIRYTFGADFMYTHSRSKYGSEVNGRFHYDSIQNFLANKPYRYFREVPLMEDPSVTSNIFNIGLYGQLQTKLAKGVEVTLGLRMDYAHYPTSPFNQLVYDELGLHTDNKLQSFIVQPRFQLTWDVEEKHTDYVRIGGGVFASDLNNYMVINNLTFDGKHLGTVDVRSPNIPVPDFIGYRNNPASTPTLAAFQVPTINTNGPDVKVPVVYKANISYTRFITEKLKVGVTGYMTLGRNNYLYVDRNMSKTPYFKLTAEDNRGVFVPLESMPASGAGDWQQGRISNKLGRALELNSDGKVNQFAVVADVSWQYFRDGEVSLSYTWNDAKDNISFNGNVANSSTLSLPVKDDPRGVSKMTYSDNQFRHKIVFYATSPTFWGISAGIRYSGIGGTRYSLLSGVNSNADFVAGQNDLAYIFDIKGAGTSADVAKGLQAILDNPAASQSIKDYITKYSGKIAERNGGVNGFYGIFDLRVSKKIALTKNKQHGIEISADIFNVANLLKKGEGAYKTLGTQALFNSKGFDKANQRFNYGVNTAGVVTPSGDPYQIQIGFRYSF; encoded by the coding sequence ATGCCAAAACAACTACTATTTGTATGTACATTAGTGCTATGCTTCATTGTAGGTACTGGGACTGTCCACGCTCAAACTACCCAAGCCTCTTTCATCGGTAAGATTACCGATACCGAGAATAATCCACTGGCCAAAGCCAGTGTTATCGTGAAAAATGAATCCACAGGTTTTACAGCTACCACAGCTACCAATGCCAAAGGAGATTATGTATTCAAAGAGCTTCCTTTAGGAGGTCCTTATTATGTACAGGTCACCTTTGTAGGCTTTGCAGAGCAAAAAAGGCCGGGATTCAACCTTAGCCAGGGTGACGTGGTCACCGTGAATTTTGCACTGCAGAATACCGCCAAAGAAATCACAGCTGTGACTGTTACTGCTACCAACAATCGCACAAAAGGAAAGATCGAAAACCTGGGCGCCGCTACCGCCGTTTCTTCCAGATTAATGACCCGGATGCCCATCAACGGAAGAAACTTTTCCAGCCTGATGGATCTTTCTCCCTTGAGCAGGGGTAGCAATATCTCTGGTCAGCTAGGCTCTTCCACCAACTTTACCATTGATGGTATGAATGCCAAGAACCCCACTTCAGCAGGAGCCACTACCAGCCGGAGCGGCGCTCCCTATAGCATATCCATTGAGGCAGTGCGGGAATTTAAAGTGGTGACCAATCAATACGATGTAACCTATGGCCGCAGTGGCGGTGGTACCGTGAGTGCAGTTACCAAATCAGGTACTAATACCCTCACTGGTTCCGTATTTGGTTATGGCCGGGCCGATTGGCTCGCCAGCCCATACGATATCCGGGGCAACAAAAGAAGCAACGACTATTCTACCTATCAATACGGTTTTTCACTGGGTGGACCGATCATTAAAGACAAGCTGCATTTCTTTTTAGCCTGGGATCACCAACAGGATTTGCGCTCCCTGGTGATCGCCGATATCCAAACTCCTGTGGATGAGAACAGGTTCAATATAACCAAGGTAATGCTTGATTCTGTGGTGAAAATAGCAAGAGACAAATATGGTGTTTCCAAAACCCAGCCCCAGTATGGATCATTCGATAAAAAGCGTAATTCAGATGCCGCCTTCATGCGTCTGGACTGGCAGATCAACAGGAAGAATTTATTGACCATCCGTAACAACCTTACCAACGATGTCAACAAGTTGGGTCTGGTAGATAATACCGCCATCAATTTATACGAATCTACCGGTAATGATTTCAACTTCGATAATAGCTTCCTGGCTACCCTCCGTTCATCGATCAATTCAAAATTGACCAACGAACTGAAGGTGCAGCATCTGTACACTTCCCAAAGGAGTGAACCAGGCGACGCCTTGCCAGGCGCCAATATTCCAAGAGCTATTGTTGAGCGGGTGTTATCTAATATTGGAGGCGCCAATCGTACTACCAATGTGCAAATAGGCGGTCACCGTTTTGCGCAGGAATGGTTTAAGAACAATGTATTCCAACTGGTCAATAACCTGTATTATAATACCGATGCGATCAGGTATACTTTTGGGGCAGACTTCATGTACACACATTCCCGTTCTAAATACGGTAGTGAAGTAAATGGTCGTTTCCATTACGACAGTATCCAGAACTTCCTTGCCAATAAGCCCTACCGTTATTTCAGGGAAGTGCCCTTAATGGAAGATCCAAGTGTGACCTCAAATATTTTCAACATCGGCTTATACGGTCAATTGCAAACCAAACTGGCCAAAGGTGTAGAGGTAACACTCGGACTCCGTATGGATTATGCCCATTATCCTACTTCTCCTTTCAATCAACTGGTCTATGACGAACTGGGACTTCATACTGACAACAAACTGCAATCCTTTATTGTGCAGCCCCGCTTTCAGTTGACCTGGGATGTAGAGGAAAAACATACCGATTATGTCCGGATAGGTGGTGGAGTATTTGCGTCTGACCTCAATAACTATATGGTCATCAACAACCTCACCTTCGATGGTAAGCACCTGGGTACGGTTGATGTGAGAAGCCCGAATATACCTGTGCCCGATTTTATCGGCTATCGCAATAATCCAGCCTCAACACCTACATTGGCGGCTTTTCAGGTACCTACCATCAATACCAATGGACCGGATGTTAAGGTTCCTGTTGTATACAAGGCAAATATCTCTTACACCCGCTTCATTACCGAGAAGTTGAAAGTGGGCGTAACAGGTTACATGACACTAGGCAGGAATAACTACCTGTATGTTGACCGGAACATGTCTAAAACACCTTATTTCAAATTGACCGCCGAAGACAACCGGGGTGTATTTGTTCCATTGGAATCGATGCCCGCCAGTGGTGCAGGTGATTGGCAGCAGGGTCGTATCAGTAATAAATTGGGAAGGGCATTGGAACTGAACAGTGATGGAAAGGTAAACCAGTTTGCGGTAGTAGCAGATGTATCCTGGCAGTACTTTAGGGATGGTGAAGTCTCTTTAAGTTATACCTGGAATGATGCGAAAGACAATATCTCCTTCAACGGTAACGTGGCCAACTCCTCTACTTTATCCCTGCCGGTGAAAGATGACCCGAGAGGTGTAAGCAAGATGACTTATTCTGATAACCAATTCCGTCATAAGATAGTATTCTATGCTACTTCTCCCACCTTCTGGGGCATCAGTGCAGGCATTCGTTATTCAGGAATTGGTGGCACCCGGTACAGCCTGCTTTCTGGTGTGAACAGCAACGCCGATTTCGTAGCAGGACAAAATGACCTGGCCTATATTTTTGATATTAAAGGAGCTGGGACCTCAGCTGATGTGGCCAAAGGATTACAGGCCATTTTGGATAATCCGGCTGCCAGCCAAAGCATTAAAGATTATATCACCAAATATTCCGGTAAGATCGCTGAAAGGAATGGTGGTGTCAATGGTTTCTATGGCATCTTCGATCTTCGTGTAAGCAAGAAAATAGCCTTGACAAAGAACAAGCAACATGGTATTGAAATTTCTGCCGATATCTTCAACGTGGCCAACCTCCTCAAAAAAGGGGAAGGAGCTTACAAGACACTCGGCACACAGGCATTGTTCAACAGCAAAGGATTTGACAAAGCCAATCAGCGCTTTAATTACGGTGTAAACACCGCAGGTGTTGTAACGCCTTCCGGCGATCCCTACCAGATCCAGATAGGATTCCGATATAGTTTCTAA
- a CDS encoding alpha/beta hydrolase: MKKLILLLLMTGILYAQAQQAYVTEKDIRYYADSVNKRDTYIGSQCTLDIYYPKGATNYATIVWFHGGGFTGGNKSIPKALMDKGYAIVSVEYRFSPKAPAPAYIEDAAAAVAWVFQHIGHYGGSTGLIFLSGHSAGGYLDMMITLDKKYLKKYNIDANSIAGIIPFSGQAITHFTVRKEQGIKDTQPTIDQYAPLYHVRADAPPMLLITGDREMELLGRYEENAYLNRMMKLAGNKDTRLYELDGFGHGNMPEGAFPLLLNEVAALIKKKDGKK; encoded by the coding sequence ATGAAAAAGTTGATCCTCCTCCTTTTGATGACAGGCATCCTCTATGCGCAGGCCCAGCAAGCTTATGTTACAGAAAAGGATATTCGTTACTATGCCGATTCCGTCAATAAAAGAGATACCTATATAGGTTCACAATGCACATTGGATATCTACTACCCCAAAGGCGCCACTAACTATGCTACCATTGTTTGGTTTCATGGAGGTGGCTTTACCGGTGGCAATAAGTCGATACCCAAAGCATTAATGGATAAAGGGTATGCCATTGTATCCGTAGAGTACCGCTTCTCGCCGAAAGCCCCGGCGCCTGCTTATATAGAAGATGCAGCGGCAGCCGTAGCCTGGGTGTTTCAGCACATTGGTCATTATGGTGGCAGCACGGGTCTGATCTTTTTATCCGGCCATTCTGCCGGAGGCTACCTCGACATGATGATCACACTGGATAAGAAGTATTTAAAGAAATACAATATTGATGCGAACAGCATTGCGGGCATCATTCCTTTTAGCGGGCAGGCGATCACCCACTTCACAGTCCGTAAAGAACAAGGTATTAAAGATACCCAGCCAACTATTGATCAATATGCACCACTTTACCATGTAAGGGCCGATGCGCCACCCATGTTACTGATCACCGGCGACCGAGAAATGGAGTTGTTAGGCAGGTATGAAGAAAATGCTTACTTAAACCGCATGATGAAGTTGGCCGGGAATAAAGATACCAGGCTCTATGAATTGGATGGTTTTGGCCATGGCAATATGCCTGAAGGTGCATTCCCCTTGCTGTTGAATGAAGTAGCAGCCCTCATAAAGAAAAAGGACGGGAAGAAATAG
- a CDS encoding Gfo/Idh/MocA family protein, producing MRTLILLLFISCSLSTFAQTLRVAVAGIAHGHSTWILNYKDKESIQLAGVYDKDTALANRYAKKYGFSPSIIYPDLGKMLDAVKPQAVLAFGSIYSHLEVVEACAPRGIHVMVEKPLAVSVAHARKMDSLARKYHIYLLTNYETSWYPSVAKTFQLALDSNYTGQIRKAVIHDGHQGPKEIGCSPEFLAWLTDPVLNGGGALVDFGCYGANLMTHLMKGQQPIAVTAVTRQYKPLIYPKVDDDATIIVDYPDAQCIIQASWNWPYNRKDMEVYGERGYIFAPDSKTLVLRQGNTVTNRRVTADDIAVYEDPFKYLAAVVQGKIQVTPDGLYALPNNLIVVKILEAAKESARTGKKVILR from the coding sequence ATGCGAACACTCATCCTTTTACTGTTCATAAGCTGCAGTCTTTCCACCTTTGCACAAACATTAAGAGTAGCTGTAGCCGGTATAGCCCACGGGCATTCTACCTGGATACTTAACTATAAAGACAAAGAGAGCATACAACTGGCAGGCGTGTATGATAAAGATACTGCGCTGGCCAACCGCTATGCCAAAAAGTATGGTTTCTCGCCTTCCATCATCTATCCGGACCTTGGTAAGATGCTGGATGCCGTAAAGCCGCAGGCAGTACTGGCATTTGGTTCTATCTATAGTCACCTGGAAGTAGTAGAGGCCTGTGCACCCCGGGGCATACATGTGATGGTAGAGAAACCCCTGGCAGTAAGTGTGGCACATGCCCGCAAGATGGATTCCCTGGCACGGAAATACCATATCTACCTGCTCACCAATTATGAAACGAGCTGGTATCCTTCGGTAGCGAAAACCTTTCAACTGGCATTGGACAGCAATTATACGGGGCAGATCCGCAAGGCAGTTATCCATGACGGACATCAGGGGCCCAAAGAAATAGGCTGCAGTCCGGAGTTCCTGGCCTGGCTTACAGACCCTGTATTGAATGGCGGTGGCGCGCTGGTTGACTTTGGCTGCTATGGCGCCAACCTGATGACCCACCTTATGAAGGGGCAGCAACCCATAGCAGTAACGGCTGTTACGCGTCAATACAAACCACTGATCTATCCCAAAGTAGATGATGACGCTACGATCATTGTAGATTATCCGGATGCACAATGCATTATCCAGGCTTCCTGGAACTGGCCTTATAACCGTAAAGACATGGAAGTATATGGCGAGAGGGGATACATTTTTGCACCCGACAGCAAAACGCTGGTGCTAAGGCAAGGCAATACGGTAACCAATCGACGGGTGACTGCAGATGACATTGCGGTATATGAAGACCCTTTTAAATACCTGGCAGCTGTGGTACAGGGAAAAATACAGGTAACACCGGATGGGCTTTATGCATTGCCCAATAATCTTATAGTGGTAAAAATCCTGGAAGCCGCAAAAGAATCGGCCCGGACAGGAAAGAAAGTTATACTACGGTAA